In Deinococcus maricopensis DSM 21211, one genomic interval encodes:
- a CDS encoding DUF4157 domain-containing protein, with protein sequence MQHAQLQRHLDQAIQRQTEAHLRSVTQRVQARSGGGEALPASVQRHLEAGLNADLSRVRVHTDGEADTLSKSVNAVAFTSGQDIYFQNGRYDPHSPSGLELLAHEATHTVQQAQGRVAPGLDPDAGLEQEAQTMGAQLAANGSAFRQGLQRPGRGPSAGGGGIQRQADGSGAYGSQSPTMKLRLAKEGWYAAASVAAGMGMPNAARHMRHYLNNSGKPLEVDVSSMMKDCKVLRAAVLEKRDAEVLAVGPRIAFMKPGASISFTSAKFTDAYIGSGDSKDWFYAIGGYTYWLQGEVYQRGKDILKVKYRVHIHDVYNWDKGKAVTIFGKTITDESMGLMHKAGIAREYTVYGQSEPIADFMSLWKIGSQKPATSFQGPRINTLTTRGNTEERVRGVR encoded by the coding sequence GTGCAGCACGCGCAGCTGCAACGCCACCTGGATCAGGCCATTCAGCGCCAGACCGAAGCACATCTCCGGAGCGTCACGCAGCGCGTGCAAGCGAGATCCGGGGGCGGGGAGGCGCTGCCGGCGAGCGTGCAGCGACACCTGGAAGCGGGCCTGAACGCGGACCTGAGCCGCGTGCGGGTGCACACGGACGGGGAAGCGGACACACTGAGTAAGTCGGTGAACGCGGTGGCGTTCACGAGCGGGCAGGACATCTACTTCCAGAACGGGCGGTACGACCCGCACAGCCCCTCGGGCCTGGAGCTGCTGGCGCACGAAGCGACGCACACCGTGCAACAGGCGCAAGGCCGCGTCGCGCCCGGCCTCGACCCAGACGCGGGGCTTGAACAGGAAGCCCAGACCATGGGTGCCCAGCTGGCGGCGAATGGCTCAGCGTTCAGGCAAGGGCTCCAACGCCCCGGAAGGGGACCTTCAGCGGGAGGCGGAGGAATTCAGAGGCAGGCCGATGGGTCAGGAGCTTACGGGAGTCAATCGCCAACTATGAAGTTACGGCTGGCCAAGGAAGGCTGGTACGCGGCTGCGAGCGTTGCTGCAGGGATGGGTATGCCGAATGCAGCTCGGCATATGCGGCATTATCTGAATAATTCGGGCAAGCCCCTTGAAGTTGATGTCAGTTCAATGATGAAAGACTGCAAAGTCCTTCGGGCCGCTGTTCTCGAAAAACGCGATGCCGAAGTTCTGGCTGTTGGGCCACGTATCGCGTTCATGAAGCCTGGGGCGTCCATCAGTTTCACGAGTGCGAAGTTTACCGATGCATACATTGGGTCAGGTGACAGCAAAGATTGGTTCTATGCGATTGGAGGCTACACCTACTGGCTACAGGGTGAAGTCTATCAAAGAGGTAAAGATATTCTGAAAGTGAAATACAGGGTGCATATTCATGATGTTTATAATTGGGACAAGGGAAAAGCAGTAACCATCTTTGGAAAAACTATTACAGATGAGTCGATGGGTCTGATGCACAAAGCTGGCATTGCTAGAGAGTACACAGTTTATGGACAAAGTGAACCCATTGCTGACTTTATGTCGTTGTGGAAAATAGGTTCTCAGAAACCAGCAACAAGTTTTCAAGGGCCTCGAATTAATACTTTGACGACTCGCGGTAATACTGAAGAGCGTGTCAGGGGCGTACGATGA
- a CDS encoding enoyl-CoA hydratase/isomerase family protein, whose product MTADMSPVLVTRRGAVLLLTLNRPDVRNALSADVVSALHAEVRAAEADPDVRAVVLTGAGRAFSAGADLRALQTLGAASSEANKADSQALADLLSALYTSRKPVVAAVEGAAVAGGAGLASACDVVVAGASAKFGYTEVKLGFVAAIVMVFLLRVVGEKHARELLLTGRLVDAREAWRVGLVNEVVEDGAALTRALEVAEEIASNSATALATTKEMLALVPGMGLAEGLRYAVGVNAWTRTTSDLKEGVAAFLEKRAPNWPRGTSGGE is encoded by the coding sequence ATGACTGCTGACATGTCTCCTGTGCTGGTGACGCGGCGCGGCGCGGTGCTGCTGCTGACCCTGAACCGCCCGGACGTCCGGAATGCCCTGAGTGCCGACGTGGTTTCGGCGTTGCATGCGGAGGTGCGCGCTGCGGAGGCTGACCCGGATGTGCGCGCGGTCGTGCTGACCGGAGCGGGGCGGGCGTTCAGTGCGGGTGCGGATCTGCGGGCGCTGCAGACGCTGGGTGCGGCGAGCAGCGAGGCGAACAAGGCCGACTCGCAGGCGCTCGCGGACCTGCTGTCCGCGCTGTACACGTCGCGCAAGCCGGTGGTGGCGGCGGTGGAGGGCGCGGCGGTGGCGGGCGGCGCGGGCCTCGCGAGTGCGTGTGACGTGGTCGTTGCGGGGGCGAGCGCGAAGTTCGGGTACACGGAGGTGAAGCTGGGGTTCGTGGCGGCCATCGTGATGGTGTTCCTGCTGCGCGTGGTCGGCGAGAAGCACGCGCGCGAGCTGCTGCTGACCGGCCGGCTGGTGGACGCGCGTGAGGCGTGGCGGGTGGGGCTCGTGAACGAGGTGGTGGAGGACGGCGCGGCGTTGACGCGGGCGCTGGAGGTCGCGGAGGAAATCGCGTCGAACAGCGCGACGGCGCTGGCCACCACGAAGGAGATGCTGGCGCTCGTGCCGGGTATGGGCCTCGCGGAGGGCCTGCGGTACGCGGTGGGCGTGAACGCCTGGACGCGGACCACCAGCGACCTGAAAGAGGGCGTGGCGGCGTTCCTGGAGAAGCGCGCGCCGAACTGGCCGCGCGGGACGTCCGGAGGGGAGTAA
- a CDS encoding deoxynucleoside kinase, with the protein MYLAVSGNIGSGKSTLTGMLAEKYGLNAVYEPFEENPYLQDFYGDMRRFAFHSQVFFLSKRLEQHLRVVNGAPHVIQDRTVFEDANIFARNLHAGGHMDDRDWRTYLGLFEGILPALRTPDLLVHIDASLPTLRARIGRRGRTYEQAIPDAYLGGLNDLYGQWVEGYTHSPVVRVPGDELDFVADADAFAWVCERIEAHGFGTPLLR; encoded by the coding sequence ATGTACCTGGCAGTGAGCGGCAACATCGGCAGTGGGAAGAGCACCCTTACGGGCATGCTCGCGGAGAAGTACGGCTTGAACGCCGTGTATGAGCCGTTCGAGGAGAACCCGTACCTGCAGGATTTTTATGGGGACATGCGGCGGTTCGCGTTTCACAGTCAGGTGTTCTTCTTGTCGAAGCGGCTGGAGCAGCACCTGCGGGTGGTGAATGGCGCGCCGCACGTGATTCAGGACCGGACGGTGTTCGAGGACGCGAACATTTTCGCGCGGAACCTGCATGCGGGCGGGCACATGGATGACCGGGACTGGCGGACGTACCTGGGGTTGTTCGAGGGGATTTTGCCGGCGCTGCGCACGCCGGACCTGCTGGTGCACATTGATGCGTCGCTGCCGACGTTGCGCGCTCGGATCGGTCGGCGTGGGCGGACGTACGAGCAGGCAATTCCGGACGCGTACCTGGGGGGCCTGAACGATCTGTACGGCCAGTGGGTGGAGGGGTACACGCATTCGCCGGTGGTGCGCGTGCCGGGCGATGAGCTGGATTTCGTGGCGGACGCGGACGCGTTCGCGTGGGTGTGCGAGCGGATCGAGGCGCACGGGTTCGGGACGCCGCTGCTGCGTTGA
- a CDS encoding S1C family serine protease, with protein sequence MRARVLMLTALLGAIGIGGYYTGRVTAARALVTPDEINTVEVTQAAVKAVVRIDARKAKAQLQPGDDPIETGTGFFYKKDLIVTNFHVVQYQESITVTLYDGRTATAKIEGVDPGIDIAILRVKGITAPKTLPFGESASLIPGQKLIVIGTPLRYQNFISTGVYSTNANSRNVPRNDNLGEEVAQYLLTTANIQGGNSGGPVLDSRGAVVGIADANASSSDLVIGVIGIALPGDLVKQSLTDLERVGVPQRGTLGVTLVDLADLDPALRRLAGLTSSEGALVDEVPAGTTGARAGLRGSLRNTSGQFVTLGDVILAVDGKRARSRYDVIRLIAAKRPGQTVTLKLWRNKKEVTIKATLQKRTL encoded by the coding sequence ATGCGCGCGCGCGTCCTGATGCTCACCGCGCTGCTCGGCGCCATCGGCATCGGCGGCTACTACACGGGCCGCGTCACCGCCGCCCGCGCCCTCGTCACCCCCGACGAAATCAACACCGTCGAAGTGACGCAGGCCGCCGTGAAAGCCGTCGTCCGCATCGACGCGCGCAAAGCCAAAGCCCAACTGCAACCCGGCGACGACCCCATCGAAACCGGCACCGGGTTCTTCTACAAAAAAGACCTCATCGTCACCAACTTCCACGTCGTCCAGTACCAGGAAAGCATCACCGTCACCCTGTACGACGGCCGCACCGCCACCGCCAAGATCGAAGGCGTCGACCCGGGCATCGACATCGCCATCCTGCGCGTCAAGGGCATCACCGCGCCCAAAACCCTCCCGTTCGGCGAGAGCGCCAGCCTGATCCCCGGGCAGAAACTCATCGTCATCGGCACACCCCTGCGCTACCAGAACTTCATCAGCACCGGCGTGTACAGCACCAACGCCAACAGCCGCAACGTCCCCCGCAACGACAACCTCGGCGAAGAAGTCGCCCAGTACCTCCTCACCACCGCCAACATCCAGGGCGGCAACAGCGGCGGGCCCGTACTCGACTCGCGCGGCGCCGTCGTGGGCATCGCCGACGCCAACGCCAGCTCCAGCGACCTGGTCATCGGCGTGATCGGCATCGCGCTGCCCGGCGACCTCGTCAAGCAGTCCCTCACGGACCTGGAGCGCGTGGGTGTGCCCCAGCGGGGCACGCTCGGCGTGACCCTCGTGGACCTCGCGGACCTCGACCCGGCCCTGCGGCGCCTCGCCGGCCTCACCAGCAGCGAGGGGGCGCTGGTCGACGAAGTGCCCGCCGGCACCACCGGGGCGCGCGCAGGCCTGCGCGGCAGCCTGCGCAACACCAGCGGGCAGTTCGTGACGCTCGGCGACGTCATCCTCGCGGTGGATGGCAAGCGCGCGCGCAGTCGCTACGACGTCATTCGGTTGATCGCCGCGAAACGCCCTGGGCAGACGGTCACGCTCAAGCTCTGGCGCAACAAGAAAGAAGTCACCATCAAAGCCACGCTGCAAAAACGGACGCTGTAA
- a CDS encoding VLRF1 family aeRF1-type release factor: MITRADIDRIKALPEDAMVLMAVINDNPANPDNAANGLTTRVKVEMQDAGVPPTVMNQILEDLGRSRSTYGKSAFYLVGHDQFERFELQVDLPERFHYGRPLLPMLDDLLERMPSVGVLAVDREWARFFMVRQGEIIEVRRDENVRLDDGDRWDTMVSGTRHVPGAPGAGGAGRGQPGSGPRSDSGTDLFEKRESAAQQRFYNQMADQLTRHMRALGLKHLVLVGPVQRLAEFRAEIASTAPYEVIGETNVSGGASWADPQQILERVMNIIEDHQVKEEARLLSDIQEKGIMEVETVLDMVQQSRLHLIVVPESGEQMHVYRSHNREVPYFTSKKDVASSPLDGSLMERVTLEEVLPDLETLYGVTVRRVHGDFADRLVQEYGGLAGLPRY, translated from the coding sequence GTGATTACACGCGCCGATATCGACCGCATCAAGGCCCTCCCCGAAGACGCCATGGTCCTCATGGCCGTCATCAACGACAACCCCGCCAACCCCGACAACGCTGCGAACGGCCTCACCACGCGCGTCAAGGTCGAGATGCAGGACGCCGGCGTGCCGCCCACCGTCATGAACCAGATCCTCGAGGACCTCGGGCGTTCCCGCAGCACCTACGGCAAAAGCGCCTTCTACCTCGTCGGCCATGACCAGTTCGAACGCTTCGAACTGCAGGTCGACCTGCCCGAACGCTTCCATTACGGCCGCCCCCTGCTCCCCATGCTCGACGACCTGCTCGAACGCATGCCCAGCGTCGGCGTGCTCGCCGTCGACCGCGAATGGGCGCGCTTCTTCATGGTCCGCCAGGGTGAAATCATCGAAGTGCGCCGCGACGAAAACGTCCGCCTCGACGACGGCGACCGCTGGGACACCATGGTATCCGGCACCCGCCACGTCCCCGGCGCGCCCGGCGCCGGCGGCGCCGGACGTGGCCAGCCCGGCAGCGGCCCGCGCAGCGACAGCGGCACCGACCTGTTCGAAAAACGCGAAAGTGCCGCGCAGCAACGCTTCTACAACCAGATGGCCGACCAGCTCACGCGCCACATGCGCGCCCTCGGCCTTAAGCACCTCGTGCTCGTCGGCCCCGTGCAGCGCCTCGCCGAATTCCGCGCGGAAATCGCCAGCACCGCCCCGTACGAGGTCATCGGCGAAACGAACGTCAGCGGCGGCGCCAGCTGGGCCGACCCGCAGCAGATCCTCGAACGCGTCATGAACATCATCGAGGACCACCAGGTCAAAGAAGAAGCGCGCCTGCTCAGCGACATCCAGGAAAAAGGCATCATGGAAGTCGAAACGGTCCTCGACATGGTCCAGCAATCCCGCCTGCACCTGATCGTCGTCCCGGAAAGCGGCGAGCAGATGCACGTCTACCGCAGCCACAACCGCGAAGTCCCCTACTTCACCAGCAAAAAGGACGTCGCCTCCAGCCCCCTCGACGGCAGCCTCATGGAACGCGTCACCCTTGAGGAAGTCCTCCCGGACCTCGAAACCCTGTACGGCGTCACCGTTCGCCGTGTGCACGGCGACTTCGCCGACCGGCTCGTGCAGGAATACGGCGGTCTCGCCGGCCTTCCCCGCTACTGA
- a CDS encoding deoxynucleoside kinase: MYVVVEGPIGVGKTSLSRRLAARYGARLNLEIVEENPFLARFYEQPDAYAFQVQVFFLLSRFKQLAGIAQGELFAEDVVSDYLFDKDFIFAAMNLRDDEFALYQDLYTHLRPRLPQPDLVVYLRADTDVLLSRIAMRGRPFEADMQAAYLADLTGRYDEYFRTYGGKLLQLEAAEFDFVGNAEHEREVLARVDAALGISSAAD; the protein is encoded by the coding sequence ATGTACGTGGTCGTCGAGGGGCCCATCGGGGTCGGGAAAACCAGTTTGTCGCGGCGGCTCGCGGCGCGGTACGGTGCGCGCCTGAACCTGGAGATCGTGGAGGAGAATCCGTTCCTGGCGCGGTTTTATGAACAGCCGGACGCGTACGCGTTTCAGGTGCAGGTGTTTTTCTTGTTGTCGCGGTTTAAGCAGCTGGCGGGGATCGCGCAGGGGGAGTTGTTCGCGGAGGACGTTGTCAGCGATTACCTGTTCGACAAGGATTTTATTTTCGCGGCGATGAACCTGCGCGACGATGAGTTCGCGTTGTATCAGGACCTGTACACACACCTGCGGCCGCGGTTGCCGCAGCCGGACCTGGTGGTGTACCTGCGCGCGGATACGGACGTGTTGTTGTCGCGCATTGCGATGCGCGGGCGGCCGTTCGAGGCGGACATGCAGGCGGCGTACCTCGCGGACCTGACGGGGCGGTACGACGAGTACTTCCGGACGTACGGCGGGAAGCTGCTGCAACTGGAGGCCGCGGAGTTCGATTTCGTGGGGAACGCAGAGCATGAGCGGGAGGTGCTCGCGCGGGTGGATGCGGCGCTCGGGATCAGCAGCGCTGCGGATTGA
- a CDS encoding Crp/Fnr family transcriptional regulator codes for MTTERARNLLRLTGVFGSAGVAELEVLAAAGRFRRLGRGEALFREGDGATALYVVEGGWLSVSKFSGAREVALHVVGPRQVVSGVSVFVPGATVSATAVALEDAAVFAVDAQVVRRTCFASPVLAEAVIAYFARRHAEVLGRLEQLVFQDLNARLAGHLLAHAPEGAAYALPSNSALAAQLGTVPELVSRKLGEFYRRGFIALQRRSVRVVDADALRRLLP; via the coding sequence GTGACGACCGAGCGTGCCCGGAATCTGCTGCGGCTGACGGGGGTGTTCGGTTCGGCGGGCGTCGCGGAGCTGGAGGTGCTGGCGGCTGCCGGGCGGTTCCGACGGTTGGGCCGGGGGGAGGCGTTGTTCCGGGAGGGGGACGGCGCCACGGCCCTATACGTGGTGGAGGGCGGTTGGTTGAGCGTGTCGAAGTTCAGTGGGGCGCGGGAGGTGGCGCTGCACGTGGTGGGGCCGCGTCAGGTGGTGTCGGGCGTGAGCGTGTTCGTGCCTGGCGCGACCGTGTCGGCCACGGCGGTGGCGCTGGAGGACGCGGCGGTGTTCGCGGTGGACGCGCAGGTAGTGCGGCGCACGTGTTTCGCGTCGCCGGTGCTGGCGGAGGCGGTCATCGCGTACTTCGCGCGGCGCCACGCGGAGGTGCTGGGGCGGCTGGAGCAGTTGGTGTTTCAGGACCTGAATGCGCGCCTGGCGGGGCATCTGCTGGCGCACGCTCCGGAAGGGGCGGCGTACGCGCTGCCGAGCAATTCGGCGCTCGCGGCACAGTTGGGGACGGTGCCGGAGTTGGTGAGTCGCAAGCTGGGGGAGTTCTACCGGCGGGGGTTCATTGCGTTGCAGCGCCGGAGCGTGCGGGTGGTGGACGCGGACGCGTTGCGGCGCCTGCTCCCTTGA
- a CDS encoding FmdB family zinc ribbon protein: MPTYLYKNLETGEIYELQQSMRDDPHTTHPDTGAPIKRVLARPGIAFKGSGFYVNDSRPAKSDSGSKGSE; encoded by the coding sequence ATGCCGACCTACCTGTACAAGAACCTCGAAACGGGCGAAATCTACGAGCTGCAACAAAGCATGCGGGACGACCCGCACACCACCCACCCCGACACCGGCGCGCCCATCAAACGCGTCCTCGCGCGCCCCGGCATCGCCTTCAAGGGCAGCGGCTTCTACGTGAACGACTCCCGCCCCGCCAAGAGCGACAGCGGCAGCAAAGGCAGCGAGTAG
- the glmS gene encoding glutamine--fructose-6-phosphate transaminase (isomerizing) has product MCGIVGYIGQRNAQDVLISGLAKLEYRGYDSAGVAVCTDNGIQVRKKAGKLANLSTELEGTPLTGTLGIGHTRWATHGLPNDTNAHPHATEDGRLVIIHNGIIENYLQLKEALMSRGHTFLSETDSEVLAHLIEEKYAQLSGNLYEAVRQALGDVRGAYGIVVTHVDHREIVAARTVSPLVMGVGEGEMFLASDVPALLAYTRNMVFLHDGDMVVLNDDGYRVTDLQGNAVQRQVERIDWDAEAAEKGGYDTYMLKEIYEQPVALTNTLIGRLHDETGEVNLDINLNPASFKRISIIACGTAYYAGLVGEYLIEQLARVPVEVDVASEYRYRSPLVSEDTLAIVVSQSGETIDTLEALREAKKFGAKTLGVINAKGSSMTRELDDTLYIHAGPEIGVASTKAYTSMVSAFMLLALWLGRARGTLGEDLGRELLHATRELPRLVEEALAPERVEKIKQIAEKYSGARDYLFLGRGVNAPTAFEGALKLKEISYIHAEAYAAGEMKHGPIALIDEHLPVVVVATESFLLEKTISNVQEVRARSGKVIAILSDGDTENARHADDVIYVPHAHEMVSPIVNAVAMQLLAYHTATALGKDVDKPRNLAKSVTVE; this is encoded by the coding sequence ATGTGCGGAATTGTTGGATACATCGGTCAGCGCAACGCCCAGGACGTCCTGATCAGCGGCCTCGCCAAACTCGAATACCGCGGCTACGACAGCGCCGGCGTCGCCGTCTGCACCGACAACGGCATCCAGGTGCGCAAGAAGGCCGGCAAGCTCGCCAACCTCAGCACCGAACTGGAAGGCACGCCGCTCACCGGCACGCTCGGCATCGGCCACACCCGCTGGGCCACGCACGGCCTCCCCAACGACACCAACGCCCACCCGCACGCCACCGAGGACGGCCGCCTCGTCATCATCCACAACGGCATCATCGAGAACTACCTGCAGCTCAAAGAAGCCCTGATGAGCCGCGGCCACACCTTCCTCAGCGAAACCGACAGTGAAGTCCTCGCGCACCTCATCGAGGAGAAGTACGCGCAGCTAAGCGGCAACCTGTACGAAGCGGTCCGCCAGGCGCTCGGCGACGTGCGCGGCGCGTACGGCATCGTCGTCACGCACGTCGACCACCGCGAGATCGTCGCGGCCCGCACCGTCAGCCCGCTCGTGATGGGCGTCGGCGAAGGCGAAATGTTCCTCGCCAGCGACGTGCCCGCGCTGCTCGCCTACACCCGCAACATGGTCTTCCTGCACGACGGCGACATGGTCGTCCTCAACGACGACGGCTACCGCGTCACCGACCTGCAGGGCAACGCCGTCCAACGCCAGGTGGAACGCATCGACTGGGACGCCGAAGCCGCCGAGAAGGGCGGGTACGACACCTACATGCTCAAGGAGATCTACGAGCAGCCCGTCGCGCTCACCAACACCCTGATCGGTCGCCTGCACGACGAAACCGGCGAGGTGAACCTCGACATCAACCTCAACCCCGCCAGCTTCAAGCGCATCAGCATCATCGCGTGCGGCACCGCGTACTATGCCGGCCTGGTGGGCGAGTACCTGATCGAGCAGCTCGCGCGCGTGCCTGTCGAAGTGGACGTCGCCAGCGAGTACCGCTACCGCTCCCCGCTCGTCAGCGAGGACACCCTCGCCATCGTCGTCAGCCAGAGCGGCGAGACCATCGACACGCTTGAAGCGCTGCGCGAAGCCAAGAAGTTCGGCGCGAAAACCCTCGGCGTCATCAACGCCAAGGGCAGCAGCATGACCCGCGAACTCGACGACACCCTGTACATCCACGCTGGCCCGGAAATTGGCGTGGCCAGCACCAAGGCGTACACCAGCATGGTCAGCGCTTTCATGCTGCTCGCCCTGTGGCTCGGGCGCGCGCGCGGCACGCTCGGCGAGGACCTCGGCCGTGAGCTGCTGCACGCCACCCGCGAACTCCCGCGCCTCGTCGAGGAAGCCCTCGCACCCGAACGCGTCGAGAAGATCAAGCAGATCGCCGAGAAGTACAGCGGCGCCCGCGACTACCTGTTCCTCGGGCGCGGCGTGAACGCCCCCACCGCCTTCGAGGGCGCGCTGAAACTCAAGGAGATCAGCTACATCCACGCCGAGGCGTACGCCGCCGGCGAGATGAAGCACGGCCCCATCGCCCTCATCGACGAGCACCTGCCCGTCGTCGTGGTCGCCACCGAAAGCTTCCTGCTGGAAAAGACCATCAGCAACGTGCAGGAAGTCCGCGCCCGCAGCGGCAAGGTCATCGCGATCCTCAGCGACGGCGACACCGAGAACGCCCGCCACGCCGACGACGTCATCTACGTCCCGCACGCGCACGAAATGGTCAGCCCCATCGTGAACGCCGTCGCCATGCAGCTCCTCGCGTACCACACCGCCACCGCGCTCGGCAAGGACGTCGACAAGCCCCGCAACCTCGCCAAGAGCGTCACCGTCGAGTAA
- a CDS encoding 4Fe-4S dicluster domain-containing protein produces the protein MAYVITDRCAGVRDGACREVCPKDCIHDAGAQFVIDPEECIDCGACVVACPVGAIAHEDDLVGAEGVFAQVNRAFFGR, from the coding sequence ATGGCGTATGTGATTACGGATCGGTGTGCGGGCGTGCGGGACGGGGCGTGCCGGGAGGTGTGCCCGAAGGACTGCATTCATGATGCGGGCGCGCAGTTCGTGATTGACCCGGAGGAGTGCATTGATTGCGGGGCGTGCGTGGTGGCCTGTCCGGTGGGGGCGATTGCGCATGAGGATGATCTGGTGGGTGCAGAGGGGGTGTTTGCGCAGGTCAACCGGGCGTTTTTCGGGCGGTGA
- a CDS encoding DUF72 domain-containing protein — protein MHVGTSGWAYRSWRGPFYPPGLRQREELAFAARTFGTLEINASFYRLQSPATYARWAQETPDDFVFAVKGSRFITHMRKLRNVEDALANFYASGVLMLGAKLGPFVWQLPPRLTYHPDVIEAFLTRLPRRTTQAAALSQTADRFDTTDAPTPEDRPLRHALEVRHESFLTEEFTAQLRRHGVALAVADAAGLYPLVEESTTDFMYVRLHGASALYSSGYTPEELAVWAQRLRAWQRGEPSGTLPGITGEAPRGPQDVYVYFDNDIGAHAPADAAALHALLSAAD, from the coding sequence GTGCACGTCGGTACGTCCGGCTGGGCGTACCGTTCGTGGCGCGGCCCGTTCTACCCGCCGGGCCTGCGCCAGCGCGAGGAACTTGCGTTTGCAGCGCGGACGTTCGGGACGCTGGAAATCAACGCGTCCTTCTACCGCCTGCAGTCCCCGGCCACGTACGCGCGCTGGGCGCAGGAAACGCCGGACGACTTCGTGTTCGCCGTGAAAGGCAGCCGCTTCATCACGCACATGCGCAAGCTGCGCAACGTCGAGGACGCCCTCGCGAACTTCTACGCGTCGGGCGTGCTGATGCTCGGCGCGAAACTCGGGCCGTTCGTGTGGCAGCTCCCGCCAAGGCTCACGTACCACCCGGACGTGATCGAGGCGTTCCTGACGCGCCTGCCGCGCCGCACCACGCAAGCCGCGGCGCTCTCGCAGACCGCCGACCGTTTCGACACGACGGACGCGCCCACCCCGGAGGACCGGCCCCTGCGACACGCACTGGAGGTGCGGCACGAGAGCTTCCTGACCGAGGAGTTCACCGCGCAACTCCGTCGGCACGGGGTCGCGCTCGCCGTCGCGGACGCAGCCGGCCTGTACCCGCTGGTGGAGGAGAGCACAACCGACTTCATGTACGTGCGCCTGCACGGCGCCTCAGCGCTGTACAGCAGCGGGTACACCCCCGAGGAACTGGCGGTGTGGGCTCAGCGTCTGCGCGCGTGGCAGCGCGGGGAGCCCTCCGGCACCCTGCCGGGCATCACCGGTGAGGCCCCACGAGGTCCGCAGGACGTGTACGTGTACTTCGACAATGACATCGGCGCGCACGCCCCGGCAGACGCCGCGGCACTGCACGCCCTGCTGAGCGCGGCGGACTAA